A segment of the Salmo trutta chromosome 3, fSalTru1.1, whole genome shotgun sequence genome:
cagtCCCTGCAGCAATTTTTCAACATgtattggaaagccttcccagaagagtggaggctgttatagcagcaaagggataaccaactccatattaattcccatgattttggaatgagaggtttgatgagcaggtgtccacatacttttggtaatgtagtgtacatTGATCTAAATCAGGATTGAAATATGAATGGAAGTTAACCATGCGAGGGTTAACCAAAAAGCCTTTGCATTTTGCCCAAAGAGAAAAGGGGCTAATGTTGCTGATTACAGATGAGCAGCTATCAGTCTCACAAGGCAGGTGTCGTTGTTTTATGACAAGCTCGAATCGACTGTGGATAGGGCTAACCCACTATCAATGGGTAAGCGCAGTATTTCTAGTCCGTTATGTTTGATCTGTCATGACAATTGACAGTAAAGAGCAGTGGAGGTTATATGCTTGTGAAAATAAGATGCCCCCGCTGAGTGAGTGATGACAAGCCGTGGGGAGGCTGCTGACATTGACGATACAGCGGTGACTGACTAAAATGGGAGCGCGGCGAAGCAATGACAATCGAACGGTATCAATGGGGGAACCAGCGATCTGGTGCTGAGGAGAACGGAGCATCATCGCCGACCAAAACACCGCAGCCTTCAGCATCTCAACAGAACCCGCCACATAACAAAGTAAAGATGGCCATTTCAAGGTAAAACGTATATTCTCAGTGATACATTTGTTGCTGTTTGGAAACAATGAAGAGGAGAAGATACAAATGACACAGAAGATACAAAATTGTATGTCTACAATTGATTGTATGGGAACGTCAGTGAGcaaggatgaacaatggaaaTTCGGAGGGGGTTGTTGGAATCCTTTTCCTTCTTCATTTCAATTCTCCtatgtttaaaatatatatttatttgcatTTAAAGTGGGGTATGTTAAAATACTGTGTCTCGTGAAATTGTGGATTTTGGTCTGTGAGAACAGTAGCCTAATGTGTCTGGTGATTGGGTCTCGAATTGGCACAGGCTTCTGTTGACAGATAATGAAATGCATGGACAAACTCATTGTGATAATCTCTTTACGTGTCTAATGCAGCTGTTACTATGAACACTTGCCATAaaacaaatgatacaaaccccccaaaaaaatcaattttaattccaggttgtaaggcaacaaaataggaaaaatgccaaggggggtgaatactttcacaagccactgtatgtgtGCAATGGTCTTGCAGCTAAATGAATGAATTCAGATTGAAATGAATCCGCCTCAACAGTGTAATCCTTTAGAATTAGAGTGTGACATGTTATGATGTCTGAAAGCAGACAAACCCCCGTTTTGAGCTTGTGCTTTTCTCTTCTCTGTCATCCTCTCCTTCAAGATGGAAATTCGACTGACAGATTAAAAGGACCTGTGAGACGTCGGGTGGAAACTGTTGACCCTGTCGGAGCTACAGCCACACATGCTGTCTCCCCCACCCCGCCAGCTTCAGCATGCCCTCTTCCGAGGCGCCCAGTGTGGGCAGTAACTCCAGCACCGTGCCCTGGgaccctggttcctctggtcCTCCTGGCCCCACAGACTGGCCGTCGTTGGCCAACAGCGTGGTGAAGATGGTGCTGATCTCAGCcatcgtgtgtgtgtctctgtttggtaacgtggtggtgttgttggtgttcCAGAGGAAGCCTCAGCTCCTCCACGTGGCCAACCGCTTCGTGCTCAACCTCCTCCTGGCAGACCTGCTCCAGACTGTGCTGGTCATGCCCTTCGCCATCGCTGCCACCATGCCCGGCGTGTGGCCCCTGGATGCCCGCCTCTGCCAGGCCCTGGTGGTGCTCATGCACCTGTTTGCCTTTGCCGGGGTCAACACCATCATCGTGGTGTCGGTGGACCGTTATCTGGCTATCATCCACCCACTGTCCTACCCCACCCGTATGACCCCTCATCTGGGCACCAacctcattgcctgcacctgGGTGCTCAGCCTGCTCCAGAGCACGCCACCCCTCTACGGCTGGGGGGCCATAGACTTCGACCGCAGGCATAACGTGTGTTCTGTGGTGTGGTCCTCTAGCCTGTCCTACTCAGCCCTGGTTGCCACGTTCTCCTTCTGGCTGCCTGTGCTCATCATGCTGGGCTGTTACTGGATGGTGTTCAGGGCAGCGAGGAGGCAGAACGCCCTGGTGCACCCCATCCAGACCCACTCTAAGTCCCAGCCTAACCAGCCTCCGGACCCCCAGGCCCCCTGCACCGGCAGCCCCCAGCGCCAGCCCCAACAGCCACCCCCACCCTTGGACTCCTTCTCGGCCGGGGGGTACCCCATCCGGGGCAGGCACAGACGTTTCCACTACCACTGCAAGGCAGCCCGGGTGGTGTTTGTCATCATGGCCTCGTACATCCTGAGCATGGGACCTTACAGTGTTCTCAACACGATGTCCATTCGCTCCAGTGCTGCTGTGCCTCCATGGCTGGCCTCCTTAGCCCTGGTCCTCTTCTTTTTGCAGTGCTGCCTCCACCCCTACATCTACGGCTACATGCACCGCAGCGTGAGGAAGGAGTTCCTGGCCCTACTGTGTGGTCCGCTCTGCAGGCAGGGCCTTCTCTGCCACACCTCCGCACAGGACAGCTGCTTCACCGTGACCGACGGACGATCCACGCAGCCCCATCTGCCCAGCCTGGCTGCCCGCGTCTGCCCCCTCCGCACCTGGGAGGAGGGCACCACCACGGAGGCTACCTCCTCCACCATGGATAGGAGGTCCAGGGACAGTCGCAAAGACACCACCTCCACCAGCCTGAGCTCTGAGAGAGAGCTGACTGTCCACACCACTACCTAGTAGACAAGTCTACAGCGAAACAGCCTGGGAGATGGGTTGAACTGGTTTTCGTGTGGCAGTTTTCCCCTCCAGTGAAGACATGGTTATTCAGCATGGCTAAACTTGAGCAGATTTTCCTTCTGGTCTACAGGGTTTTCCATTCTGACAATAGCTATGTTTCCATGAACTTGTccagtaattttttttttttttgacgtTTAGAAAGTTCGCATAGATAATAGATTCGACTATTACCTGCTACAGTGAGTTTCCATTTAGGACAAACTTATGTCGATAAAAATAGCTTTACGTAATGACGTCACACCTAATGAAACACGTTTTCGGAAAAACCTATAGTGTCGAATAAAAATTaagtggttgaagtgtttccattgcCCGTTTAGGCAAATTGCGCATTAATAAATTGTCGACTGCCAAGAATAATTGGGTGGTGAAACTTGAATCCAGCCAACCAGAAACTCTATGTGAAGCAATTCAGccattcttgaaagtcaggacaagGATCCTGCAAAGAAACATCATTTTTATAGTTAAAACATTGATTTAGCAGGCAGTAGGCATTTATAATTAAAATGTGGAGTGGAGCTTCATAGTACGTGTTGACATCACGTGCCCCACGTAACTTCAAAATTGTTCGGCAATACATTTTTTCAAAAAACACCGTTTCTATCATCATTTGTTGCAATAAAGAAAGTTTGACAAAAGAAAACTCCACCCCTGTTGAATTTATAAAAATGTTGTCGATCTTAAGAAAATGTCTCCtatatctgccgtttccattacACGTCACAATGAGACCTGTCCTGCAGTGTTTTCCTTGAAAAGCCATTGTCAGTTCTCCTATTGTTCAGTTATGGTTGACGCTTAAATTTGAGTGTTTTCTACCCTCAGAGAGAAATCTCTGTCTAACATCCACGAAACAGATCAGTATTATCATATCAACTTGAAAAAACCTGCCGCAAATGTATTTGACTGTTCTAACCGTTGTTACAGAACACAAACTCCTCATGGTGACAGCTTGTTATGTTTGTCTCCTGTGAGGAGTATTACTACTCACCCTGCCTGTAGTGCAATAATGttgtaactgtactgtataatataACACATGATGTCAAGGAAGAGATGGCCGAGAGGGACCAAAATGACCAGTGATTCATGTAATTCATGAATCTGGTTCACTAGTTTAGCACCAGAGTTATCACAACTAGCTACCTATCATATGCACAGCTGTCCTTCTGCATTTCCAGAATCTCATCTACTATACACATTTATCTTTGTGCCCCATTACTCAGCAGTAAGATTATCTCTGTGCCTCATTACTCAGTAAGATTATCCCTGTGCCCTATTACTCAGTAAGATTATCTCTGTGCCCCATTACTCAGTAAGATTATCTCTGTGCCCCATTACTCAGTAAGATTATCCCTGTGCCCCATTACTCAGTAAGATTATCCCTGTGCCCCATTACTCAGTAAGATTATCTCTGTGCCCCATTACTCAGTAAGATTATCTCTGTGCCCCATTACTCAGTAAGATTATCCCTGTGCCCCATTACTCAGTAAGATTATCTCTGTGCCCCATTACTCAGTAAGATTATCCCTGTGCCCCATTACTCAGTAAGATTATCTCTGTGCCCCATTACTCAGTAAGATTATCCCTGTGCCCCATTACTCAGTAAGATTATCCCTGTGCCCCATTACTCAGTAAGATTATCCCTGTGCCCCATTACTCAGTAAGATTATCTCTGTGCCCCATTACTCAGTAAGATTATCTCTGTGCCCCATTACTCAGTAAGATTATCCCTGTGCCCCATTACTCAGTAAGATTATCTCTGTGCCCCATTACTCAGTAAGATTATCCCTGTGCCCCATTACTCAGTAAGATTATCTCTGTGCCCCATTACTCAGTAAGATTATCCCTGTGCCCCATTACTCAGTAAGATTATCCCTGTGCCCCATTACTCAGTAAGATTATCCCTGTGCCCCATTACTCAGTAAGATTATCCCTGTGCCCCATTACTCAGTAAGATTATCTCTGTGCCCCATTACTCAGTAAGATTATCCCTGTGCCCCATTACTCAGTAAGATTATCTCTGTGCCCCATTACTCAGTAAGATTATCCCTGTGCCCCATTACTCAGTAAGATTATCTCTGTGCCCCATTACTCAGTAAGATTATCCCTGTGCCCCATTACTCAGTAAGATTATCTCTGTGCCCCATTACTCAGTAAGATTATCCCTGTGCCCCATTACTCAGTAAGATTATCTCTGTGCCCCATTACTCAGTAAGATTATCCCTGTGCCCCATTACTCAGTAAGATTATCCCTGTGCCCCATTACTCAGTAAGATTATCCCTGTGCCCCATTACTCAGTAAGATTATCCCTGTGCCACATTACTCAGTAAGATTATCTCTGTGCCCCATTACTCAGTAAGATTATCCCTGTGCCCCATTACTCAGTAAGATTATCTCTGTGCCCCATTACTCAGTAAGATTAAGCAGCCTGCCAGTGTTGCCAATAAACTCAGGGTGTATGGGGACTGTGGAGTGTGTATGGGGACTGTGGAGTGCCCATGCATGTCCTTGAAGCCTCTTGAGCCTGTGAACACCACTCTCTCTGCCCCTGTACCGTCTGGTTCCCTTTCAAAGCACCTCTTGTTACTGAGCTGTGCAGTGTCTCATTGACTGTTCCCCTCCACTACCAAGTGAACTGCTCTAGGCAGCCTTCTGAGAGGTACACTGTTCATGTTTGCCTTAGCCAGTTCGGCTCTCTCATCTCAGAGGTTCAAAGGAGGCCGGCTGAGAGCTCGAACAAAATCCCCATCTTGCCTGAATGCGGCCATGCGTCATGGTAGGGCTCCACTGACTCCATATTTGTCCACTTTGCAGCTTCTGTAAAGCGTAGATAGTATTAGTATACCATATTAGTATTGGTGTTACTTTATCTTTATCAGAGCATAGTACATTAAGTATCCGTCAATATGAAACAGGTTGCAATGTACTGTAAACCATTACTAGGGATTTTATTCATGTTGAGACCTCAAAATATTGGTTAAAATATTCAATACAGTAAAATGTACATAACTCATAGAAATGTGTGCATATCGATTCGGAAACGCATTGCTCAAAGCCATGatgaatgtacagtatatgtagaGATCAGACTCTGACCATGGTCTTGAGTGAAGTGTTACCTATGAGTGAAATAGACTTGAGTGCTGAGAATCTACATTTTTCAGCTATTTTGTTTAAAAGGTAGTTGACTTGGAGAGATAGTTGACAATAGACACTATTGTAAAAAGTACTGTGTGATACGTTTCCTGTTGAATATGTCATAGTGAAACTAAAGTAAATAACATGTTTTATATGCAGTCCTTATTTTAAAAACTAGAGATGTGAGGATTTCTATTGTGCTTTTTTTATTGTTCATAATTTTCAACATGGTCCGAGGATGTGTTTCATTTataaaaattaataaaaatgcGAGTTTCAACAACGCTGAACAGAACTCTTTCAATGCAATGTCAGTAAGAGTGATGATTTTCCTTTAAAAAGGGGCAATCCGGAATTTGAAAAACAAGAGGCAACCCAGTCACTTGTTTTGGTAAAGTGTTATATTCTTCCAGAATCAATAGCTGTATATCATTcaagtcaaaaaaaaaaaaatgtatgcaccaATCCCAGGTTGCCTCTTTAAAAAGGTGGGAAAATGTTAGAAATGAAGTCACCAAGTTCCATCTGAGAGTATAGAGAAAGTGAAAATGCAGTAGCTCTTTCCaatgaatcaaatgtatttattatttgtaAAAACATTATCACCTTAGGTGATGACTCCACACTGCTAAAAAGAAAAAGCGGCAGTAGTTTTAGACATATTAGTTACAGTAAGTTACTGTAATACTGCAATGCATTTGCGTCAACTACCAACTTGCTTTCTCCTGTGCCGTGTGAGACATTacaaaccaaaaaatatatatatataatgtcgATGAGTCATAAGCTTGGGCTTACTGTTATAGCAAATGAATCTACCACGTGCTTCATTACCACGGTTGCTATTTACTCTTATTTTCATATAAACCAAAATATAGCCATAAAAATAAGAGAACAGATTCTAACATGGCATGGTCATTTATACAGTAAATATAATACAGGCCATTAATGGTTAGGATTCTATAGCCCCCATCTTCACCTGTCCAAACAGATATAAAACCAACAAACATTCAACAACTTTTCTTTTTAAAAAGGACTGTTCCATATAGGTCACATTTTTAAAGTATCAACATTTATATATTCTCATTACAGCAGAGTAGGTGAAAAACAAACACGTAAATAGACGTTTGGGGTTCTGAGAATATAAAAGCAAAATGAAGTACGCATTTGATTTACATTAGAAACGGAAAATAAAAGCATTTCGGCTCATCCTTCACCACCCACTATGTAGTCGCCCGTTCAATTAGATATTTGGAACTAACCTGGAGGATCACGGTGCAAGTCAAATCAAACGTCACTTAATCTTAGGCAGACGGTAAAAGCAAAAACAATGACGGCAACATATCAAGTTTCCCGAGCTTAAACAAAGGAAGGTCCTCTTCAGGTCTTTTCTGAGATATGTGATGGTTTCAAGTCAGAGTGTATTCAAAGGGGCTTCCTTTCCTCATAACGGTCCACTGTAAAAGCGTTGCACTGGGAGAGCCGGGAGTCCGGGCCTCCTTCCTTTAGTCCACCTTGACCACACTGTAGATTTTATTTACAAACCAGAAGCAGGCAAAGAAGCCAATGGTACCTGAGAAGAAAGGATAGGACAGGGATGAATTTCCACAGGGGAAAATTGTCTTTAGATACACAGTACTGCTGTATACAAATTACACAGTGTATATTACACGCAACATAATACATACATTGCACATTACCCATGTCCGACGCATTGTACACATCTCATACCTACTACATATTTGCACAGCTGCCCTCGCAAGAAAAGGGTCACGTTAGGACACTGAACTTGAAAAACATTGTGAATTTGTAATCTTGCAAGAACCCACATCAGCTTATTGAAAACACCTGGGTAAGGCAGAGAGGTAAGGTGCGTGTGGCTTTAGAACGGGATGCGGTTTCATCTACACAGGGATGATTTTAGCAGTGAGACGCGGGCCCCGTGCAGCGCGGGGAGGAGGGGACCAGAAACGAATgaataaaaacacaaaactaaTGAAAGAGCTCAGGGCGTGGCACTTCAGGAGCATACGCTCCCAAAATAACCCTGGTGTCACATCTTATAGCCGCCCGGCTCGCTAGCCCACTCAGCGCCACCAAATTATCCTCCTTTTAAAAGGCTGATCAATTCCGATTGAAAGAGGTGGCTGGAAAAAAAGAAGATGAAGCCACAAGTCTGCCAAGGCAGTAGACACCAACCGGCATTCCGTTTGGCAGAAAGAAATCAAGAGATAGCTCCGTTTGTTTGAGCTCCTCTCTGGAGAGAACTCAGTAGATAAAATGTTAATTGGGCAAAATCCCAGGAGATGAAGAATTCGTCAAATTCAAAGCCTGTATCTGACGGCTCAATGGGGGACGTACAAGAAACTCCCGACTTTAGTTTTGATCAAAGTTTAGAGGAAGTGAAAAGGAAAGAAATAAGAAACGTCTTTTCTTAAAAAGGCAATTAGAAATAGGGCAGATTAGGATTATTCAGATGAAGAGCCTGAGCGACCGGGAGAATGAAGATCTTTTTATTGGATTTATTTTCGGTAGCGATGATCTTCTGCCAGCCCTTTCCAATACTGATTATCCCAGTCTTAAGATAGGGTCTGACACTGCTCCAGCAATACAGGCTACTCATTTGGCCTTAAAATGTCAAGTTCCTATGAGGATGTCATCATAAAACCACAGGCCAActatggaaaaaaaaaaaaaacgaatggCTTCAGTAGTAGTTTTGTATCGGCTTTCCTTACATGGTGTCCTATGTCAcgtattgtgtgtgtgggtgtgtaagaCAAGGCCAGAAGGCGCCAAAGAGCGCCGTTACCATGTCAACCCTTTGTCCATTTCTAACTGTTCCACACCACAGTaaaggacagagggagacagctCTGTTCATCACAGCATTGTTGTGTTTGGATACGAAGTAAACGCCCACATTGCCCTCCTCATGGTACACAGCTATATATTTTGAGTGCCAGTGCGGGGAAGTTGCCATAACAGCCGTAGTCAGGGATGCTGGTGCATCTAATAGAATCCATGGCAACTGGTAAATTGGGCGCTGCCTCACATTGGTTTTCTAGGAGACGAAAGTCGCCATCTCTACAACGAATACTTTTAGGATGGTTAACCACAGACCAAGTACTACAAGCAGCAGTTCTTAATACGTCTGTTACTTGTTTGCTgatgacctaaaaaaaaaaagagacgtGTGCTCCATTTTAACAGTGCTGATAATAGCTAAAGTCTAGTCAAATGTCTCACTGAGGAGACCAGGGGAGGGCCTGTTGATCTTGGCTAACATGTATTGAATCAGGTCTTATGAACACTGTACGTACacatacagtgcgttcggaaagtattcagacccctttaatttttccacattttgttacagccttattcttaaattgattaaattgtttctcccccccccccaccccaatctacacaaaataccccataataacaaagcaaaaacagggtttttagaaaatattacaaatctatatataaaaaaatatatatattatcacatttacaaaaattggatggggagtgtcgctgcacagcaattttcaggtctctccagagatgttagatcgggttcaagtctgggcaactcaaggacattcagagacattccagatggacaaccatctctgcagcactccaccaaatcaggcctttatggtagagtggccagacagaagccactcctcattaaaaagccacatgacagcccgattggagtttgccaaaaaggcacctaaaggactctcagaccatgagaaacaagattctctggtctgatgaaaccaagattgaactctatggcctgaatgccaagcgtcacatctggaggaaacctggcaccatccctacggtgaagcatggtggtggcagcatcatgctgtggggatgtttttcagcggcatggactgggagactagtcaggattgagggaaaaatgaacggattaaagtactgagagatcgttgacgaaaacctgctccagagcgctcaggacctc
Coding sequences within it:
- the LOC115172911 gene encoding probable G-protein coupled receptor 101, which gives rise to MPSSEAPSVGSNSSTVPWDPGSSGPPGPTDWPSLANSVVKMVLISAIVCVSLFGNVVVLLVFQRKPQLLHVANRFVLNLLLADLLQTVLVMPFAIAATMPGVWPLDARLCQALVVLMHLFAFAGVNTIIVVSVDRYLAIIHPLSYPTRMTPHLGTNLIACTWVLSLLQSTPPLYGWGAIDFDRRHNVCSVVWSSSLSYSALVATFSFWLPVLIMLGCYWMVFRAARRQNALVHPIQTHSKSQPNQPPDPQAPCTGSPQRQPQQPPPPLDSFSAGGYPIRGRHRRFHYHCKAARVVFVIMASYILSMGPYSVLNTMSIRSSAAVPPWLASLALVLFFLQCCLHPYIYGYMHRSVRKEFLALLCGPLCRQGLLCHTSAQDSCFTVTDGRSTQPHLPSLAARVCPLRTWEEGTTTEATSSTMDRRSRDSRKDTTSTSLSSERELTVHTTT